A genome region from Cryptococcus neoformans var. neoformans B-3501A chromosome 8, whole genome shotgun sequence includes the following:
- a CDS encoding hypothetical protein (HMMPfam hit to WD40, WD domain, G-beta repeat, score: 88.0, E(): 2.3e-23) has translation MPRHVIRPLPKAFQPHRESHSHNDRNMWETLDRVQVLGDNQQGHHGCVNALSWSDDGQTLLSGSDDRRICIWQPDTTSHFSPSPHPLKLSETISTGHRANIFSAKFLPYANTPRIVSVAGDRDVRVYDVESLGRRMGESGDWELDGVSGEGVTLLKCHKNRVKRIATENSPSLFLTVSEDGTVRQHDLRRPHSCSSECPEALFQAPRGVDLYSLSVSTVTPHIFAVAGTSPYAYICDRRMLPRQTPSWGPYIKSAGDVYCVRKLGLPDEEWETVSPRGRRRLFDGERHVSCVKMSGENADEVAVNFMKHSTALFSIHDSPSSPSARSPSASSVIAPEISSGRSRRSKSHDPTGVLPQSGAGEGVENTDEPVSRERRMSTRNISDSGRGRDGRQISTDGESVSGRIEDLASLLERQIAEEEREEEEDSDEGADFAHLRGLAQGFQHDSGEYNIVGPVRSLEERGDGMDYLMSDDYLDLVRNGDENGPQNEDDDGHEDENEDEDEDEDDEDEAMFDDDEFFDSPIFGFPFGGHSSTAPREAYDNVEIIHPRRMFKGARNVETVKDCNFLGTKSDKIASGSDDGYFFVWDKESGRLEGIWEGDGSVVNVSGIDSTVKMFSPIHNRPAPSISFNRSHLASTIVDRNTRPPRFVSGSIFESAALLQLLESRGVTVANLEDEADGERECTTQ, from the exons ATGCCGCGCCATGTTATTCGCCCACTCCCAAAGGCATTCCAGCCCCACCGGGAATCGCATTCACACAACGACAGGAACATGTGGGAGACTCTCGATCGTGTCCAGGTACTTGGAGACAACCAACAAGGTCACCATGG GTGTGTGAATGCGTTAAGCTGGAGTGATGACGGACAGACGCTGCTTTCGGGATCGGACGACAGGAG AATATGTATCTGGCAACCTGATACTACATCACActtctccccttcaccTCATCCGCTCAAACTCTCAGAAACCATATCCACGGGACACCGCGCAAATATATTCTCGGCTAAATTTCTTCCATACGCGAACACACCCCGTATTGTCAGCGTGGCTGGAGATCGGGATGTCAGAGTGTATGACGTTGAGAGCCTCGGAAGGCGCATGGGAGAATCGGGCGACTGGGAGCTGGATGGTGTTTCAGGAGAAGG AGTAACCCTCCTCAAATGCCATAAAAACCGGGTGAAACGAATAGCTACGGAGAACTcgccttcccttttcctgaCCGTATCAGAGGACGGTACGGTCCGCCAACATGATCTTCGTCGACCTCATTCCTGCAGCTCTGAATGTCCCGAAGCGCTTTTCCAAGCGCCCAGAGGAGTGGATCTATATAGTTTGAGCGTGAGCACAGTGACTCCTCATATCTTTGCTGTGGCTGGAACATCGCCTTAT GCTTACATATGTGACCGCCGAATGCTCCCCCGCCAAACTCCCTCCTGGGGTCCATACATTAAATCCGCCGGGGACGTTTACTGTGTGCGAAAGCTCGGTCTCCCggatgaagaatgggaaacTGTATCACCAAGAGGCAGAAGGCGGTTATTTGATGGGGAAAGACATGTCAGCTGTGTGAAGATGAGTGGCGAGAATGCTGACGAG GTGGCTGTCAACTTTATGAAGCACTCAACAGCCCTTTTCTCAATACATGActccccctcttctccttccgctcgctctccttcagcttcatcCGTTATAGCCCCCGAGATATCATCCGGGCGCTCTCGCCGCTCGAAATCCCATGACCCCACTGGTGTATTACCGCAGAGTGGTGCAGGGGAAGGCGTTGAGAACACAGATGAACCAGTTTcaagggagagaaggatgtcAACAAGAAATATCAGTGATAGTGGAAGGGGTCGTGATGGACGTCAAATTTCAACGGACGGGGAGAGTGTGAGCGGCCGCATTGAGGACCTGGCATCCCTTTTGGAACGTCAGAtagcagaagaggagagagaggaagaagaggatagcGATGAAGGTG CAGATTTCGCTCATCTACGAGGCCTTGCGCAAGGCTTTCAACATGATTCCGGAGAGTATAATATTGTCGGCCCTGTGCGTAGTTTGGAAGAGCgtggggatgggatggaCTATCTCATGTCAGACGACTATTTGGATTTGGTAAGaaatggagatgagaaCGGTCCTcagaatgaagatgacgatggacatgaagatgaaaatgaggatgaggatgaggacgaggacgatgaggatgaagccatgtttgacgatgatgagttCTTTGACTCGCCAATATTTGGCTTCCCCTTTGGCGGGCACTCAAGTACAGCACCTCGCGAAGCGTATGATAACGTCGAAATCATTCACCCAAGACGGATGTTCAAGGGCGCGAGAAACGTGGAGACTGTCAAGGACT GTAATTTTTTGGGAACAAAATCAGACAAGATCGCATCGGGTTCTGATGATGGGTATTTCTTTGTATGGGACAAAGAATCGGGCCGGCTTGAAGGAATCTGGGAGGGTGATGGGTCAGTTGTGAATG TAAGCGGTATCGACAGTACAGTCAAA ATGTTTTCCCCTATCCACAACCGCCCAGccccatccatctctttcaatcGTTCTCACTTGGCATCTACCATTGTCGATCGGAACACGCGCCCTCCAAGGTTCGTTAGTGGCTCCATCTTTGAGTCGGCGGCGTTGTTGCAGCTTCTGGAAAGCAGGGGAGTGACAGTGGCTAATTTGGAGGACGAAGCAgatggggagagggaatgTACGACGCAGTGA